Proteins encoded together in one Lysinibacillus sp. FSL K6-0232 window:
- the asnB gene encoding asparagine synthase (glutamine-hydrolyzing) yields MCGITGWASFQKDLRTSDAIVKSMTQTLNKRGPDDENIWCSEHIAFGHRRLAVIDLIGGKQPMHKAYDGANYVITYNGELYNTEELRKELQKRGHSFSTHSDTEVLLTAYIEWKEQCVDFLNGIFAFGIWDDQTQSLFLCRDRLGVKPLYYIEQRGDIMFASEMKALLVHPSVQVAIHSEGLASMMAVGPSRVPGKTLFHNIEEVRPGHAMRFSKEGIKKWQYWRLQSYQHKESVEETIEHVRFLVTDAIERQLISDVPVCTFLSGGLDSSIITGIAAKRFQQQNSKLHTYSIDYEDNERFFHPHAFQTSTDTYWIQKMTEAFQTTHHAEEISQQQLIDLLVESVIVRDSPGMADVDSSLLWFCRNIQKDFTVALSGECADEIFGGYPWFQEKASGFPWIRSLSERSTLLQDRWQKKLNIEFYAQQLYAQTIAEVPLLDGESSAAASHREMLYLNMQWFMQTLLERKDRMSMGASLEVRVPFADHRLVEYAWNIPWEIKNLDGIEKGLLRKSMAHLLPNEVLYRKKNPYPKTYHPAYTAGVQKWLKEILKDKNSILHELFVQQKLLELIESGGSSFKVPWYGQLMAGPQLLAYLGQIHIWFEHYHIQLVEA; encoded by the coding sequence ATGTGTGGCATAACAGGATGGGCTAGCTTTCAAAAGGATTTAAGAACAAGTGATGCAATAGTAAAATCCATGACACAAACATTGAATAAGAGAGGGCCAGATGATGAAAATATTTGGTGTAGTGAGCATATTGCATTTGGCCATCGACGGCTAGCTGTTATTGATTTGATTGGTGGCAAACAGCCAATGCACAAAGCATATGATGGAGCCAACTATGTCATTACATATAATGGCGAGCTTTATAATACAGAAGAACTGCGTAAGGAACTGCAAAAAAGAGGACATTCTTTTTCAACGCATTCAGATACCGAAGTATTATTAACAGCCTATATTGAATGGAAGGAGCAATGTGTAGATTTTCTAAATGGTATTTTTGCCTTTGGTATTTGGGATGACCAAACGCAATCACTGTTTTTATGCAGGGATCGACTTGGGGTGAAGCCTCTGTATTATATAGAGCAGCGGGGGGATATTATGTTTGCCTCTGAAATGAAAGCATTATTGGTACATCCATCAGTGCAGGTAGCTATTCATTCAGAGGGGCTCGCAAGCATGATGGCTGTAGGGCCGTCTAGGGTACCTGGCAAGACTCTTTTTCACAATATTGAGGAAGTGCGACCTGGCCATGCTATGCGATTTTCTAAAGAAGGTATAAAAAAGTGGCAATACTGGCGGCTACAAAGTTATCAGCATAAGGAATCTGTGGAAGAAACGATTGAGCATGTACGCTTCTTAGTAACAGATGCTATTGAACGACAGCTTATTTCAGATGTGCCAGTTTGTACATTTCTATCAGGTGGACTTGATTCAAGCATTATTACAGGAATTGCCGCAAAACGATTTCAACAACAAAACAGTAAGCTGCATACGTACTCCATTGATTATGAGGATAATGAGCGCTTTTTTCATCCACATGCTTTCCAAACATCAACAGATACGTATTGGATTCAGAAAATGACAGAGGCGTTTCAAACAACACACCATGCAGAGGAAATATCTCAGCAACAGCTCATCGACTTATTAGTAGAATCTGTGATTGTAAGAGATTCGCCCGGTATGGCAGACGTAGACTCATCATTATTATGGTTTTGCCGCAACATCCAAAAGGACTTTACTGTAGCATTATCAGGTGAATGTGCAGACGAAATTTTTGGTGGGTATCCATGGTTTCAAGAAAAAGCTTCAGGCTTTCCTTGGATTCGCTCATTGTCAGAGAGAAGTACATTGTTACAAGATAGGTGGCAGAAGAAATTAAACATTGAATTCTATGCCCAACAGCTATATGCTCAAACAATAGCAGAAGTACCATTATTAGATGGGGAAAGCTCCGCAGCAGCAAGCCATCGTGAAATGCTTTATTTGAATATGCAATGGTTTATGCAAACCTTGCTGGAGCGTAAGGATCGTATGAGTATGGGAGCAAGTTTAGAAGTACGTGTTCCCTTTGCAGACCATCGCCTTGTAGAATATGCATGGAATATTCCGTGGGAAATAAAGAATTTAGATGGGATAGAAAAAGGTTTACTGCGAAAGTCAATGGCACACTTATTACCAAATGAAGTATTATACAGAAAAAAGAATCCCTATCCAAAAACGTACCATCCAGCCTATACTGCAGGTGTGCAAAAGTGGTTAAAGGAGATTCTTAAAGATAAAAATTCAATTCTACATGAGCTATTTGTTCAACAAAAGCTATTGGAATTAATTGAATCTGGTGGTAGCTCCTTTAAGGTTCCATGGTATGGTCAATTAATGGCAGGCCCTCAGCTACTAGCATATTTAGGGCAAATTCATATATGGTTTGAACATTACCATATCCAATTAGTCGAAGCTTAA
- the pdxT gene encoding pyridoxal 5'-phosphate synthase glutaminase subunit PdxT codes for MKRMGVLALQGAVREHMRMLEALGCEAVLVKQRQDLVKLDGLILPGGESTAMRKLLDRFELLEPIRQLAQQGLPMFGTCAGLILLANHLVDDTRHLAVMDVTVARNSYGRQVDSFEVKLDIPKIGNAIPAVFIRAPHIEAVGKNVEVLARHEGKIVLAQDRHLLGCAFHPELTADTRILEYFVASIV; via the coding sequence ATGAAGCGAATGGGTGTGTTGGCGTTACAAGGAGCGGTACGTGAGCATATGCGAATGTTAGAGGCGCTTGGCTGTGAAGCTGTGCTAGTAAAACAAAGACAAGATTTAGTAAAGCTTGACGGTCTTATATTGCCTGGTGGGGAAAGTACAGCAATGCGTAAATTGCTGGATCGCTTTGAGCTACTAGAGCCAATCCGTCAGCTAGCACAGCAAGGCTTACCGATGTTTGGAACCTGTGCAGGCTTAATTTTATTAGCCAACCATTTAGTGGATGATACGCGACATTTAGCTGTGATGGATGTGACAGTGGCAAGAAATTCATATGGTCGTCAGGTGGATAGCTTTGAAGTAAAGCTGGATATTCCTAAAATAGGTAATGCGATTCCAGCCGTATTTATTCGTGCGCCTCATATTGAAGCGGTTGGTAAAAATGTTGAAGTGCTTGCACGGCATGAAGGAAAAATTGTGTTAGCACAGGATAGGCATTTATTAGGCTGTGCGTTCCATCCCGAATTAACAGCAGATACACGTATTCTTGAATATTTTGTAGCATCTATAGTATGA
- a CDS encoding beta-carotene 15,15'-monooxygenase, translating into MSWVEKSKPIWLILVLFVLSGNYMLYHTSIGSNLLPDEAQAVVLGSLLDLMICFPLFMILYRNKFSPKALIAFVAFGCILLRLIVPTDLLAPYAMITWSGIAVEGCIVLVEILLLITLLRYTPKIIHDVKESQLPTLFAFSQAVGKYVKQHPIIQVICSEMLVLYYAFGSWRQAVPKGLTLYKKSNYMAFQIMIIHAIIIETIGIHYWLHTKAPIVSIVLLILNIYSIIFFLADMQAMRLNPIFIDKKSIYLSLGLIKRTKIDLDNIAVIIDDPELLAQKRSKETIDFILRDFESVQPDFIVQLKQPVIVTFMMGIEKKYQYIAIKSDHPTELKKALARA; encoded by the coding sequence ATGAGCTGGGTTGAAAAGTCAAAACCTATATGGCTTATTTTAGTGTTATTTGTGTTGAGTGGTAATTATATGTTGTACCATACATCTATAGGGAGCAATCTATTACCTGATGAGGCACAGGCTGTTGTGTTAGGGTCGTTGTTAGATTTAATGATTTGTTTCCCATTATTTATGATACTTTACCGCAATAAATTTTCGCCGAAGGCATTGATTGCATTCGTCGCATTTGGCTGTATCTTGCTTCGATTAATAGTGCCAACAGATTTATTAGCTCCGTATGCAATGATTACATGGAGTGGCATTGCGGTTGAGGGCTGTATAGTATTGGTAGAAATTTTATTGCTTATAACATTGCTACGTTACACGCCGAAGATTATCCATGATGTAAAAGAGAGCCAATTGCCAACATTATTTGCATTTTCACAGGCTGTAGGAAAATATGTGAAGCAGCATCCAATTATTCAAGTGATTTGTTCTGAAATGCTTGTCTTATATTATGCATTTGGGAGTTGGCGACAAGCAGTGCCTAAAGGGCTGACATTATATAAAAAATCAAATTATATGGCATTTCAAATTATGATCATTCATGCCATTATTATAGAAACCATAGGCATACATTATTGGCTACATACAAAGGCACCAATTGTTTCCATCGTGTTATTAATTCTTAATATTTATTCCATCATTTTTTTCCTAGCAGATATGCAGGCAATGCGCTTGAATCCAATTTTTATAGATAAAAAGTCCATATATCTATCATTAGGCTTAATAAAACGTACCAAAATTGACCTTGATAATATTGCTGTAATTATAGATGATCCAGAGTTACTTGCCCAAAAACGCTCAAAGGAAACGATTGATTTTATTTTGCGAGATTTTGAGAGTGTCCAGCCTGATTTTATTGTGCAATTAAAGCAGCCCGTTATCGTAACTTTTATGATGGGGATTGAAAAGAAGTATCAGTATATAGCTATAAAATCTGATCATCCTACAGAACTAAAGAAAGCTTTAGCTAGAGCTTAA
- a CDS encoding IS4 family transposase has protein sequence MDKFTRKTSFEQWFSPISSTKFADLVETHQLNNYTKKLYMDSFLKLLLFAQLNEAESMRDVQLKLFSDELQQATKLTSISFSQLGRRLNYVPTEVFQQVFYDLVAQIHEKAQYKQRRQITTPLKIIDSSTLPLNLNNHKWAEFRQTKSGIKLHLRLIYVEEGHSYPDQAILTNAIEHDHGQLELLVDDKECMYVFDRGYLDYKQFDQMTDDGYFFVSRLRKNAAVRVVEAFQLPEESIALSDEMILIGTPQNRAENYFRRVKVTDTKGNELQLLTNRFDLNADEIAELYKSRWAIELFFKWLKQHLNIKKFYAQSEQGVHNQVYIAMIVYCLHVLAQLNTNSSKTYLTIGRLLKAAPWKSAHLWVRKIAGKAIP, from the coding sequence ATGGATAAGTTTACACGAAAAACATCATTTGAACAATGGTTTTCACCCATCTCCTCCACGAAATTCGCGGATTTGGTTGAAACCCATCAATTAAATAACTATACAAAGAAGCTATACATGGATTCATTTTTAAAACTACTGCTGTTCGCCCAACTGAATGAAGCCGAAAGTATGCGCGATGTGCAATTGAAGTTATTTTCAGATGAACTTCAACAAGCCACTAAATTAACATCCATCAGCTTTTCACAGTTAGGTCGTCGGTTAAATTACGTACCAACAGAGGTGTTTCAACAGGTATTTTATGATTTAGTCGCTCAAATTCACGAAAAGGCACAGTATAAGCAGCGCCGGCAAATCACGACACCATTGAAAATCATTGATTCGAGTACGTTGCCGTTGAATTTGAACAACCATAAGTGGGCTGAATTTCGCCAAACGAAGTCGGGCATCAAGCTTCATTTACGACTCATTTACGTAGAAGAAGGGCATTCGTATCCGGATCAGGCGATTCTCACAAATGCGATTGAGCACGATCATGGTCAGCTCGAACTGCTCGTTGACGACAAGGAATGCATGTACGTTTTTGACCGTGGTTATTTAGACTATAAACAATTTGATCAGATGACGGATGACGGTTATTTCTTTGTCTCGCGCTTACGAAAAAACGCAGCGGTTCGTGTCGTTGAAGCCTTTCAATTGCCCGAAGAATCAATCGCCTTATCCGATGAAATGATTTTAATTGGCACACCCCAAAACCGAGCAGAAAACTACTTTCGTCGGGTCAAAGTAACGGATACAAAAGGAAATGAGCTGCAGTTACTTACAAATCGGTTTGATTTAAACGCAGACGAAATCGCAGAACTGTACAAATCGCGCTGGGCAATTGAACTATTTTTCAAATGGTTGAAACAACACCTAAATATTAAAAAGTTTTACGCGCAAAGTGAACAGGGCGTGCATAATCAAGTCTACATTGCGATGATTGTGTATTGCCTACATGTGTTGGCACAACTGAACACGAATAGTTCGAAAACCTATTTAACAATTGGTCGATTATTAAAGGCAGCTCCATGGAAATCCGCTCACTTATGGGTTCGAAAAATTGCCGGGAAAGCGATTCCATAA
- a CDS encoding cation diffusion facilitator family transporter, whose amino-acid sequence MGHHHDHGHDHTHGANKKVLLLSFIIITSYMIIEAIGGFVTNSLALLSDAGHMLSDAISLGIALLAFIMGEKAASYSKTYGYKRFEILAAVLNGVTLIVIALFICYEAIERFANPPAVATTGMLIISTIGLFINILVAWIMMRGSDTKDNLNMRGAFLHVLSDMLGSVGAITAALLIMFLGWSWADPLASVIVALLVLRSGYYVTKDAVHILMEGTPKNVDVAEIVEVIEQTSGIKSIHDLHIWTITSGTNALSCHAVVDGQLTVADSEHILRKVEHNLEHKGIKHVTIQLETASHQHDNSILCQLKNQQEHNYH is encoded by the coding sequence ATGGGACATCATCACGATCATGGGCATGACCATACACATGGTGCAAATAAAAAAGTATTATTACTATCATTTATTATTATTACAAGCTATATGATTATTGAGGCAATTGGTGGCTTTGTTACAAATAGCTTGGCACTTCTGTCAGATGCAGGACATATGTTAAGTGACGCTATTTCTTTAGGTATTGCCCTGTTAGCTTTTATTATGGGGGAAAAGGCTGCTAGCTATAGTAAAACTTATGGTTATAAACGATTTGAAATTTTAGCGGCTGTGTTAAATGGTGTAACATTAATCGTTATCGCATTATTTATTTGTTATGAGGCGATTGAACGCTTTGCCAATCCACCAGCAGTAGCGACAACAGGAATGCTTATTATTAGTACAATCGGGCTTTTCATAAATATTTTAGTCGCATGGATTATGATGCGTGGTAGTGATACAAAGGATAACTTAAATATGCGTGGTGCTTTTTTACATGTGCTTAGTGATATGCTAGGGTCTGTAGGAGCTATTACTGCTGCATTATTAATTATGTTTTTAGGCTGGAGTTGGGCAGACCCACTAGCAAGTGTGATTGTAGCATTACTGGTGCTAAGAAGCGGCTATTACGTCACAAAGGATGCTGTTCATATTTTAATGGAGGGCACACCGAAGAATGTAGATGTTGCAGAGATAGTTGAAGTGATTGAACAAACAAGTGGCATTAAAAGTATTCATGATTTACACATTTGGACAATTACAAGTGGTACAAATGCATTGTCCTGTCATGCGGTTGTTGATGGGCAATTAACAGTAGCTGATAGCGAGCATATATTGCGAAAGGTTGAACATAATCTTGAGCATAAAGGCATTAAGCATGTCACAATTCAGCTAGAAACAGCCTCCCATCAGCATGATAATTCAATTTTATGTCAATTGAAAAATCAACAGGAGCACAATTATCATTAA
- the serS gene encoding serine--tRNA ligase: MLDIKRVRDNFAEVKEMLLTRNEDLGNLDDFEELDAKRRVLIAKTEELKAERNKVSEQISIMKRNKENADEVIARMRQVGDEIKELDSQLNEVEERFKDMMMRLPNIPHESVPVGTTEDDNVEEYTWGEVPAFDFDIKAHWDIATDLDIVDFERGAKVTGSRFLFYRGLGARLERALMTFMMDLHAEEHGYEEMLPPVIVNRESLTGTGQLPKFEEDVFKLEETDYFMIPTAEVPVTNFYRDEILPIEILPKGFVAYSACFRSEAGSAGRDTRGLIRQHQFNKVELVRFVKPEESYEQLELLTNHAEKVLQLLGLPYRRLKMCTADLGFTAAKKYDLEVWIPAQNMYREISSCSNFEDFQARRANIRFRREPNAKPEYVHTLNGSGLALGRTVAAILENYQQADGSVVIPEVLRPYMGGKEVIVPN, from the coding sequence ATGTTAGATATTAAACGCGTGCGTGATAATTTCGCAGAAGTCAAAGAAATGCTATTAACACGTAATGAGGATTTAGGGAACTTGGATGACTTTGAGGAGTTAGATGCAAAGCGCCGAGTATTAATCGCTAAAACAGAGGAGCTTAAAGCAGAACGTAATAAAGTATCTGAGCAAATTTCTATTATGAAGCGCAATAAAGAAAATGCGGATGAAGTCATTGCTCGTATGCGTCAGGTTGGTGATGAAATTAAAGAATTAGATAGCCAATTAAATGAAGTAGAAGAGCGTTTTAAAGATATGATGATGCGTTTACCAAATATTCCACATGAATCAGTCCCAGTTGGCACAACAGAGGACGATAATGTTGAGGAATATACATGGGGTGAAGTACCAGCATTTGATTTTGATATAAAAGCGCATTGGGACATTGCAACAGATTTAGATATTGTTGATTTTGAACGTGGTGCGAAAGTAACTGGTAGCCGTTTCTTATTCTATCGTGGTCTTGGCGCTCGTTTAGAACGTGCATTAATGACATTTATGATGGATTTACATGCAGAGGAGCATGGCTATGAGGAGATGCTACCACCTGTTATTGTCAATCGTGAAAGCTTAACAGGCACTGGTCAGCTACCGAAGTTTGAAGAAGATGTTTTTAAGCTAGAGGAAACAGATTATTTTATGATTCCAACTGCAGAAGTACCCGTGACAAACTTCTATCGTGATGAAATTTTACCAATTGAAATTTTACCAAAAGGTTTTGTTGCGTATAGTGCATGTTTCCGTTCAGAGGCAGGTTCTGCTGGGCGTGATACACGTGGCTTAATTCGTCAGCACCAATTCAACAAAGTAGAATTAGTTCGTTTTGTAAAGCCAGAGGAATCATACGAGCAGCTAGAGCTTTTAACAAACCATGCTGAAAAAGTATTACAACTACTTGGGTTACCATACCGCAGATTAAAAATGTGTACGGCTGATTTAGGTTTTACAGCAGCGAAAAAATATGATTTAGAGGTTTGGATTCCAGCTCAAAATATGTACCGTGAAATTTCTTCTTGCTCTAACTTTGAGGATTTCCAAGCACGACGAGCAAATATCCGCTTCCGTCGTGAGCCAAATGCGAAGCCAGAATATGTTCATACATTAAACGGTTCAGGTCTTGCCCTTGGTCGTACGGTAGCAGCAATCTTAGAAAACTACCAGCAAGCCGACGGAAGCGTAGTAATTCCTGAAGTATTAAGACCATATATGGGCGGCAAGGAAGTAATCGTACCAAACTAA
- the pdxS gene encoding pyridoxal 5'-phosphate synthase lyase subunit PdxS translates to MKQTGTELVKRGMAEMQKGGVIMDVINAEQAKIAEAAGAVAVMALERVPSDIRKAGGVARMADPRIVEEVMGAVSIPVMAKARIGHIVEARVLEAMGVDYIDESEVLTPADEEYHLLKSDYTVPFVCGCRDLGEAARRIGEGASMLRTKGEPGTGNIVEAVRHIRKVNAQVRKVVGMTEDELMTEAKLLGAPFELLREIKHLGRLPVVNFAAGGVATPADAALMMELGADGVFVGSGIFKSDNPEKFAHAIVEATTHYKDYRLIAEISKELGVPMKGIDIAQLGQNERMQERGW, encoded by the coding sequence ATGAAACAAACAGGTACGGAATTAGTAAAACGTGGGATGGCAGAAATGCAAAAGGGTGGCGTTATTATGGATGTAATAAATGCCGAGCAAGCAAAAATTGCAGAAGCAGCAGGAGCAGTAGCTGTGATGGCATTAGAACGAGTACCGTCTGATATTCGGAAGGCAGGCGGGGTTGCACGTATGGCTGATCCTCGGATTGTGGAAGAGGTGATGGGGGCTGTTTCTATTCCTGTAATGGCTAAAGCGCGTATTGGACATATTGTGGAGGCGCGTGTATTAGAGGCAATGGGTGTTGATTATATTGATGAAAGTGAAGTGTTAACACCAGCAGATGAAGAGTATCATTTATTAAAAAGTGATTACACAGTACCATTTGTTTGTGGCTGTCGTGATTTAGGGGAAGCCGCACGTCGCATTGGTGAAGGAGCATCGATGCTGCGTACAAAGGGTGAGCCGGGAACAGGCAATATTGTAGAGGCTGTACGCCATATTCGCAAAGTAAACGCTCAGGTACGTAAGGTAGTGGGTATGACAGAAGATGAGCTAATGACAGAGGCAAAATTACTTGGAGCGCCTTTTGAATTATTAAGAGAAATTAAGCATCTTGGCCGTTTACCAGTTGTGAACTTTGCGGCTGGTGGTGTTGCTACACCTGCTGATGCTGCATTAATGATGGAGCTTGGCGCTGATGGTGTATTTGTTGGCTCAGGTATTTTTAAATCTGACAATCCTGAAAAATTTGCACATGCAATTGTAGAAGCAACAACACATTACAAGGACTACAGGCTGATTGCTGAAATATCCAAAGAGCTTGGTGTACCTATGAAGGGGATTGATATTGCACAGCTAGGACAAAACGAGCGTATGCAGGAGCGTGGCTGGTAG
- a CDS encoding ArsR/SmtB family transcription factor translates to MGNGNQHLDEETLFVVSQTFKALSDPTRIRILNLLCTDEHSVNDIAEILDLGQSTVSHQLRFLKNLRLVKFRREGTTLYYSKDDDHVMNLLQQAIDHATHH, encoded by the coding sequence ATGGGTAATGGCAATCAGCATTTAGATGAGGAAACATTGTTTGTAGTTTCGCAAACATTTAAAGCATTAAGCGATCCAACGCGCATTCGTATTTTAAATTTACTATGTACCGACGAGCATTCTGTCAATGATATTGCAGAAATTTTAGATTTAGGTCAATCAACCGTTTCACACCAATTGCGTTTTTTAAAAAATTTACGCTTGGTGAAGTTTCGACGAGAGGGCACAACCCTCTACTATTCAAAGGATGATGACCATGTGATGAATTTATTGCAACAAGCGATCGACCATGCAACACATCATTAA
- the pdxR gene encoding MocR-like pyridoxine biosynthesis transcription factor PdxR, with product MDMLLFQLEKDNEKPLYDQLYNGIKDAIISKKIAVGEKLPSKRKLADFLNISQTTIEIAYAQLLAEGYIMSKARVGYFVEAIDELPYIQQEIVTSINAQPKKKSYKIDFNPGSIDIDAFPFQTWRKYAKELFDDTSKELLLTGEPQGELSLRTEIANYLYQSRGVVCSPKQIVIGSGTEQLLPMILRLFNEDTCFGLENPGYPAVHRMFTQHKRKVCPIAVDDEGIIIHALEQADANVAYITPSHQFPTGAVLSATRRAQALNWAAQSPSRYIIEDDYDSEFRYTGKPIPALHALDRNDKVIYMSTFTKSLMPSLRVAYFVLPPKLLATYNDVFNYYSSTVPRFDQHIVANFMRDGHFAKHLNRMRKVYRKKHDRLTAILEKYSASINITGEQAGMHILLDVQHTLSEKQLQQLASQANIGIYPLSDYRLDHCESRQAQFLLGFGGIPVQAIESSIEQLMACWGIQKNPSGTS from the coding sequence ATGGACATGCTGTTATTTCAGCTTGAAAAAGATAATGAAAAACCCCTTTATGATCAGCTTTATAACGGAATTAAAGATGCCATTATTTCCAAAAAAATTGCTGTAGGAGAAAAATTACCATCTAAAAGAAAATTAGCGGATTTTTTAAATATTTCTCAAACAACAATCGAAATTGCCTATGCACAATTACTTGCTGAAGGCTATATTATGTCCAAAGCGCGTGTTGGTTATTTTGTCGAGGCAATTGATGAACTCCCCTATATTCAGCAGGAAATTGTGACATCCATCAATGCACAGCCGAAGAAAAAATCATATAAAATCGATTTTAATCCAGGTTCTATTGATATTGATGCCTTTCCTTTTCAAACTTGGAGGAAGTATGCGAAGGAGCTTTTTGATGACACTTCAAAGGAGCTATTACTAACAGGAGAACCTCAAGGGGAGTTATCTTTACGCACGGAAATTGCAAACTACTTATATCAATCGCGTGGTGTTGTTTGTAGCCCTAAGCAGATTGTGATTGGTTCAGGTACTGAGCAGCTTCTTCCAATGATTTTGCGCCTTTTTAATGAAGACACCTGCTTTGGATTGGAAAACCCAGGATATCCCGCTGTGCACCGTATGTTTACACAACATAAGCGTAAAGTCTGCCCAATCGCAGTTGATGACGAAGGTATCATTATTCATGCGCTTGAGCAAGCGGATGCTAATGTTGCATATATTACACCATCACATCAATTCCCAACAGGGGCAGTATTGTCTGCTACAAGACGTGCACAGGCTTTAAATTGGGCGGCACAAAGCCCTTCCCGTTATATTATTGAGGATGATTATGATTCAGAATTCCGTTATACTGGAAAACCAATACCTGCACTACATGCTTTAGATCGAAATGATAAGGTCATTTATATGAGCACCTTTACAAAATCATTAATGCCATCCTTACGTGTAGCCTATTTTGTGCTGCCACCTAAGCTACTAGCTACCTATAACGATGTTTTTAATTATTATTCATCCACAGTGCCCCGTTTCGATCAGCATATCGTCGCAAATTTTATGCGTGATGGTCATTTTGCTAAGCATCTTAATCGCATGCGCAAAGTTTATCGTAAAAAGCATGACAGGCTCACTGCGATTTTAGAGAAATATTCAGCGTCCATTAATATTACAGGTGAGCAAGCAGGCATGCATATTTTATTAGATGTTCAACACACATTATCAGAAAAACAATTACAACAACTTGCCTCCCAAGCAAATATCGGCATCTATCCATTATCTGATTATCGATTAGACCATTGCGAATCTAGACAAGCTCAATTTTTACTAGGATTTGGTGGCATACCCGTACAAGCAATTGAGTCATCCATTGAACAATTAATGGCTTGCTGGGGCATACAAAAAAATCCCTCAGGTACTAGCTGA
- the tadA gene encoding tRNA adenosine(34) deaminase TadA — MTRDQQFMQEALMEAKKAAALGEVPIGAVLVYNGEIIARAHNLRETSQNATTHAELLAIQQGCKKIGSWRLENTTLYVTLEPCPMCAGAILQSRIPRVVYGARDSKAGCVDSLYRLLNDARLNHECKVTEGILAAECGQILTNFFKALRERKKAEKKARAALTITEGASNCENCN; from the coding sequence ATGACAAGAGATCAGCAATTTATGCAAGAAGCCTTAATGGAAGCTAAAAAAGCAGCAGCTCTTGGAGAAGTACCAATTGGAGCGGTTCTTGTTTATAATGGCGAAATTATTGCACGTGCCCATAATTTACGAGAAACCTCTCAAAATGCCACTACTCATGCAGAATTATTAGCGATTCAACAAGGCTGTAAAAAAATAGGTAGCTGGCGTTTAGAGAATACAACGCTTTACGTGACGCTGGAGCCTTGTCCAATGTGTGCTGGAGCCATTCTACAATCTCGTATTCCTCGTGTTGTTTATGGGGCAAGAGATAGTAAAGCTGGCTGTGTGGATTCCTTATATCGTTTATTGAATGATGCGCGCCTTAATCATGAATGTAAGGTAACAGAAGGAATTTTAGCAGCGGAATGTGGGCAAATTTTAACTAACTTTTTTAAGGCTTTACGGGAGCGTAAAAAGGCCGAAAAAAAGGCAAGAGCGGCTTTAACAATTACAGAAGGTGCATCCAACTGTGAAAATTGTAATTAA
- a CDS encoding MarR family winged helix-turn-helix transcriptional regulator → MKDLITKINRLQDQLNIEMAVQYETTMDNELTAKQVLLLELVRAGATTTKELATTLQVTTSAVSQLLNKLEDKGYIYRAINPENRREIKLELAEKGQQYFKKLQQFEQDTTYAIYGQLPIEDLQHLGRILENLLTIVRRDKA, encoded by the coding sequence ATGAAGGATTTAATTACAAAAATTAATCGTTTACAGGACCAATTAAATATTGAAATGGCAGTGCAATATGAAACAACAATGGATAATGAATTAACGGCTAAGCAAGTATTACTATTGGAGCTAGTTCGTGCAGGGGCAACAACGACAAAGGAGCTTGCTACTACATTACAGGTAACAACTAGCGCTGTTAGTCAGCTTTTGAATAAGCTAGAGGATAAGGGCTATATTTATCGGGCAATTAATCCAGAGAATCGACGTGAAATTAAGTTAGAGCTGGCAGAAAAAGGGCAGCAATATTTTAAAAAGCTACAGCAATTTGAGCAAGACACCACCTACGCAATTTATGGACAATTGCCAATAGAGGATTTACAGCATTTAGGGCGTATTTTAGAAAATTTATTAACAATTGTTAGGAGGGATAAAGCATGA